In Sphingomonas sp. KC8, the sequence GACACGATCGTCGAACGGCTGCCCTTGCCCAGATGGATCATCTTGGTGCCGGTATCGGCCTGCTGGTAATTGTTGGTGACGGCGACCGAGTAAAATTCGCCGACCGAATTTTCGCCCGCCAGCACGCAGGACGGATATTTCCAGGTGACGGCGCTGCCGGTTTCCACCTGCGTCCAGCTGACCTTGCTGGCCTTGCCCTGGCACAGCGCGCGCTTGGTGACGAAATTATAAATCCCGCCCTTGCCGTTGGCGTCGCCCGGATACCAGTTCTGCACGGTCGAATATTTGATTTCGGCATCGTCGAGCGCAACCAGTTCGACGACCGCTGCGTGCAGCTGGTTTTCGTCGCGCATCGGCGCGGTGCAGCCTTCGAGGTAGGAGACGTAGCTCCCCTTGTCCGCCACGATCAGCGTGCGTTCGAACTGGCCGGTATTTTCCGCGTTGATGCGGAAATAGGTGCTCAGCTCCATCGGACAGCGCACGCCTTCGGGGATGTAGACGAAGGTGCCGTCCGAAAAGACCGCGCAGTTGAGCGTCGCGAAATAATTGTCGTGCATCGGCACGACCTTGCCGAGCCACTTCTTCACCATCTCGGGATATTCGCGGATCGCTTCCGAGATCGACAGGAAGATGACCCCGGCTTTCTTCAGCTCATCGCGAAAGGTGGTGGCAACCGACACGCTGTCGAACACCGCGTCGACGGCCACCTTGCGGCTGCCCTCGACCCCGGCGAGCACCTTCTGCTCCTCGATCGGGATGCCGAGCTTTTCGTAAACCTTGAGAATCTCAGGATCCACCTCGTCCAGCGAGCCGAGCTTGGGCTTCGCCTTGGGGGCCGCATAATAATATGCGTCCTGATAATCGATCGGCGGCACGTTGAGCTTGGCCCAGTCGGGCGGGGTCAAGGTCAGCCACAGCCGGAACGCCTTCAGGCGCCATTCCAGCATCCATTCCGGCTCATTCTTCTTGGCCGAAATGAAGCGGACGGTGTCTTCGTTCAGGCCCTTGGGCGCGAAATCCTGTTCGATTTCGCTGGTGAAGCCCCATTCGTAGGTCGACGCCTTTTCGGCGGCCTCGAATGCTTCGCGGTTGCGGACTTCACTCATGCCGGGGCTCCTGCAAGGGTGGCGAGGCTGACCCCGCCTAGCGCGCCCTTTACCGCGCTGTTCACTGCCGTCCAGTGCGGACGGACGTGGCAATCCGCTTCCAGCCCGCAATCATGGCGGCCATGGTCCACGCACGCCGTCATGGCAATCGGTCCTTCCACCGCCTCGATGATTTCCGCCAGGCTGATGGCATCCGGATCGCGGGCGAGGCGGAATCCGCCGCCGGTGCCGCGCGCCGATGTCAGCAAGCCAGCGGCCGCCAGCCGCCCCATCAGCTTTTGCGCCGTGGGCAAAGGCACGCCGGTCTCCTCGGCCAGCAGCGCCGCCGACAGCCGCACATCCTCCCCCTCCGGCCGCCCATGGCGGGCGGCGGCGGTCAGCATCACGACCGCATAGTCGGCAAGGCTGGAAAGACGCATAGGCTCCAATCGGACTGATTCGTTCCGATTGCCACTTGGGGGCGCGACGCCCCAACGTCAACCCGTCTCAATCAGACGCTCAACTCACCAGCGCCAGCCGCGGCAAGGAACCGATCAATTTGCGCCGCGCCAATGTCAGCCGCGTCACCGGCGTCGGCGCCCGCCGAAACTGCGATGGCGTCTGCCCGTTGAAATGCTTGAACTCGCGGATGAAGTGCGACTGATCGTAAAAGGCGTCGCCCGCCGCATCCGCCCAGCCCGACGCATCGGCAAAGCGCGTCGCCGCCCGCAAGGCGCGATATTTGCGCGCCAGCAACTTGGGCGGCGCGCCATAGATTCGCCGGGTCAGCCGTTCCACCTGGCGGGCGGATACACCTGCTTGCCGAACCAGCGCATCCACCGAAGGCGACGCGTCTTCGGTCAGCCACTTATCGGCGAGTTCCGTGAACCAATATGCCGCGTCAGCCGCATCCGTCAGCAGGCCACGCATCACCGCATCGACCATGTGGACCATCCTGGACCCGCGATTGTCGAATCGCATCGCGTCGAGGGCGTCTTCCAGCATGCCACCAAAAACATCGACCGCATCCACCAGCGAATCGGCAAACCGGCTGGCGTCATCTTCAACCAGGGCAGCCCAGCCCGCAGGCAGAATGCCGACGCCGAAGACAAGCACCGGCCCCGCCACATCGAAGCGAGTCGCACCGGTCGTCGGTCCCAGCAAAGTGATTTCCGGCGCGGCAAGGCTGCGGCCATCTGCGAAACCATAGCTTCCCAGACCAGAAATCATGAAGCGCAACTGCGCCATGTCCGCCCGCACCATATCGGAAACGAACGGCAAATCAGCACGAAAGACATAATAAGCCGAAAGGTAACGGCGCAAATCAGGGGCTGGCGCAAAATAGCGCAATCCGATCGCGCTGCTGCCCAACTCCCCGTTGCCCACGTCCGTCCAGCTCCCCTCGTCGTCCGTACATCCCATTCGGTCGCATCATCAGTCTTAGATGTCACGCCGAAAAAAAGACCCGGCCGGAAAATCCGGCCGAGTCTTAAGGGAAAGGTCTCTCATCCATCGATGATGAACCCTTCGGGTCGCAGGACAGGCTCTAACGAACAATCATTGCCAATTATTGGACAGAATCGACTCGATCGCTACGCGAGAGATCAATTCGCTGTTACCGAGGCAACCCAGGCATCCACCTGCTTTTCCAGAATATCGAGCGGAACAGGCCCGCTTTTCAAAACGGTATCGTGAAAGCCGCGTACGTCAAAACGGCTGCCCAGCGCAGCTTGCGCCTTATCGCGCAGTTCGCTGATCTTCAGCCGGCCGATCATGTAGGCCGTTGCCTGCCCCGGATAGACGACATAGCGTTCGATTGCCTTGACGATTCCACCGGGAGCATCGGCCGAATTGGCCTCCACATAGCGAATCGCCTGCTCGCGACTCCACCTCTGATGGTGGATGCCAGTGTCCACCACCAACCGGATCGCGCGATGCAGTTCGAGCTGGAGGCGCCCGAAATCGCGGTAGGGATCGGTGTAGAGCCCCATGTCCTTGGCGAGTTTCTCCGAATAAAGGCCCCAACCTTCTGAATATGCGGTCACACCACCGAACTGGCGGAACGGCGGCACATCTTTCAGTTCGGTCTGGATCGTCCGCTGAAGGTGATGGCCGGGCAAGCCTTCATGGTAGAACAACGCCTCGACCTCGGTCATCGGCATGTCGGCCATGTCATAGAGGTTGGCATAATAGGTGCCGGGACGCGATCCATCGGGTGCGGGGCTTTGATAGAAAGCCTTGCCGGCGGACTTTTCCCGAAACCCTTCAACCCGCTTCACCACCAAAGGGGCCTGCGGCAACACGCCGAACCACAAAGGCAGCTTGGCCGTCACCCACTGCTTCGCCTTTTCGGTTTCAGCCAGATATTGCGCACGTCCTTCTTCGCTATTGGGTGCATAAAAACGCGTGTCGGCGCGCATGAACTGGAAAAAGGCCGACAGATCGCCCTTAAACCCGGTCCGCGCCATGATCCCCTTCATCTCCCCATGGATGCGGGCAACATTATCGAGGCCAACCTTGTGGATCTGTTCCGGCGTCAATGCGGTCGTTGTATAATTCGCCAGCCGTTCGGCATAATAGGATGCACCATCCTTGAACCGCCACACGCCGTCATCGACGCCAGCCAGCGCCTCCTGACGCACCATTTCGGCAATCAGCCGGTTGAATGCCGGCTTCACGCCGGATGTCAGTGCGGCCGCGCCAGCCGCTATCAGCGCATCCTTTTCCCCTTGCGGGATATCCAGCCTCGCGACCTTGGTCTTGAGATCAGCAAATAGCGGAGCATCCGCGCTATCCCCGAACGGCGCTCCCGCAATGACGTTCTTCGCGTCGGAAATCACATAAGGGTAAACCCATTTGGGCGGCATAAGCCCCTTGGCGGCGCGGCTCCCGGATTCAGCAATGATCTGATCGATTGCGCCTCCCAAACCTTCCAGCCGGCGGACATAAGCCTCGGCATCGGCCTTGGTGGTGACGCGGTGAATGTTGATCAGAAAAGCCGGGAGCTGGCTCTGTGCGCCATTCATCTGATCGAACGCATATTCATGATCGCGATAGGCAAAGGCCCGATCGCGCCGTTCGATCATCTTTTCGAACAGTTGGAACGATAGCCGATTGTTCGCATCGAGCTTATCCGGATCGAAACGACGACGCATTTCCGCCAGCGCAGCCAATTCGGCATCATGCTGGCGTATTTCGGCCGCATCGGAAAAATCGTTCCACCTGCCATAATCGGCGTCCTTGATCGCGCGATACGCCTTGCTCATCGGTGCACGGGCGAGTTCCGCATCGTCAAAATCGACGAAAAACTGCTGGATTACGGTATTCTGGTCGGCTTCGGCCGTTATTGTCGGGGCCGGGGCGGGCACGGGCGTTGCCGCTGATGCGCTGGAAACCGCGAGCAGCACAGTGGTGGATAGAAGAAGGATGCGAACCATATTGGCTCCCTGCCGAAAATGCGATCGTCTGGCCCCAAGGGTGGATTAGCGTACGGAGACGCACGGTCAAATGTCCGGATGTTGTAAAGCGGATGACGACAACGACGCGACAGGCTAGGCGGCCACAATGGCTATCTATCCACTGATCCGTCCGCTGGTTTTCCGTATCGACGCCGAAAGCGCGCACCGCCTGACGGTCTCGGCGTTACGGCTGAAGCCATCGGGTGGGCGCCCCGCCACAGACCCCCGACTGGTAGTGAATCTCGCCGGCCTCACCTTTCCCAATCCGGTCGGCCTGGCCGCAGGCTTCGACAAGGACGCCCAAGTGCCCGATGCGATGTTGTCGCTGGGTTTTGGATCCGTCGAAGTCGGCACGCTCACCCCGTTCCCCCAACCCGGCAATCCACGTCCGCGCCTGTTCCGGCTGCCGGAGGATCGGGCAGTCATCAACCGCATGGGTTTCAACAATGGCGGGCAAGCGGCAGCACTGGAACGCCTGCTCAAGCGCCGCCATCGCCCAGGAATCGTCGGCGTGAATATCGGCGCAAACAAGGACGCCGCCGACCGCATCGCCGATTATGCCAAGGGCGTCATCGTGATGAAGGACGTAGCGGATTATCTGACCGTCAACATCTCGTCGCCAAACACACCGGGCCTGCGCGCGCTCCAGTCGCGCGCGGCGCTCGATGAATTGCTCGCCGGGGTGATGGAAGCGCGCGGCAGCCAGCGCCCGCCCGTGTTTTTGAAGGTCGCGCCCGACCTCGAGCCCGCCGATATCGACGATATCGCCGCCGTTGCCGCCGATCGCGGGCTGGATGCGCTGATCGTCGCCAACACCACCATCACCCGTCCACCGCTGCGTTCGGCCCATGCCGGTGAGGCCGGTGGCCTGTCGGGCGCGCCGCTCCATGATCTGGCGCTTCAACGGTTGCGTGATTTCCGCACCGCGACCGGCGGCACGATCCCGCTGATCGCGGCGGGCGGCATCGCATCCGCCGAACAGGCCTATGCGCGTATCCGCGCGGGAGCGAGCCTCATCCAGTTGTACAGCGCGCTTGTTTATGGCGGGCCAGGGCTTGCCCGCCGTATCGTCCAGGGCTTGCCCGCCTTGATGACGCGCGACGGATTCGCCCGCATCGAGCAGGCGATCGGCACCGACTGAGCTTTCCCCAGCAACGAAAAAGGGACTTTGCAGGCCTGATCCCGCAAAGTCCCTTTCCTGTAATCGGCGATAATCCTGTCCGGATCAGAACGGCACGTCGTCGTCGAGATCGCTGTCGAACGGATTGGATGGACGCGCACCGCCACCGGTGCCACCCGAGCGGCCACCGCCGCCACCGCCGCCGAAACCGCCGCCGCTGCTCATGCCCGACGAACCCGAACCGCCAAAACCGGAATCACCTTCGTCCCAGCCGCTGCTGCCGCCCGCGCCTGAACCGCCACGGCCGCCGCCGCCCGAGCCGCCACCCGGCCCATCCAGCATCACCAGCTGGCTGTTGAAGCCCTGCAGCACGATTTCGGTGGAATATTTGTCTGCGCCCGACTGATCCTGCCATTTGCGCGTCTGAAGCTGGCCTTCGATATAGACCTTGCTGCCCTTGCGCAGATATTGTTCGGCCGTACGCGCCAGACCTTCGTTGAAGATCGCCACCGAATGCCATTCGGTCTTTTCACGGCGTTCGCCGGTGGCGCGATCCTTCCAGGTTTCGGATGTGGCGATGCGCAGATTCACCACCTTGCCGCCATTCTGGAAGCTGCGCGATTCGGGATCGCGGCCCAGATTGCCGACGAGGATCACCTTGTTCACGCTGCCTGCCATATTCGTCTCCCGGATGAGCGATCCGACGATCGCCACGATGCCGCATCCATAAACTCCCGTCCGCGATACGCAACCGGCGGACGGGATCCCATGGGATGGGACTGTGGAAGCGACGTTGACCTAGAAGCCCAGATTGATCGATGCGCGGAACGCGACCGAAGCATGGCCCTGCTGTTCTTCGGCGCTGAATTCACCGCCGGCGGTGAAGCCCGCATTGCCACCGAGCAAACGCAGGCGCCCGACCCATCCATTGGTGCGATCTTCCGGCGTGAGCGTGAACGCCTGCCCGCCGGCAAAGCGCGCCGTCGTCTGGCCGAGACTGCCACCGATGATCTGGCGGCGGCCACCTTCGACTTCGGTGCGGAACCAGCCGGATTCGCCCTTGTTGTCACCAAAATTGAGACCGATTGCGAGGGTGGCGTTGGCGGCCAGTTCGTCGCTGGTGCGGTTTCCAACAATCAGATCGAACGCGGCACCGCCGCCATTTTCGCTGTAACCCTTTTCTTTCAAACGATAATAATCGACAGACGCGGCAGGGCGCAGGCTGATCCGGCCGACGCGCGCTTCGTAGGAAGCGCCGCCCGCCGCGGAAACCAGCGTGCCATTCCATTTGCCCCGCGTATTGCGGGTGACGTTTTCGTTGCCGATCTGGCCGTCGAAATGGCGCTGTCCCTTGAATGTGATGCGCGCGCCCGATGCACGGGCAAAGGTGTGGAGCGCCCCGAAATCCGCCCGCCAATACCCCGCCAGTTCGAACTGGTTGGACTGGACTTCATTGTCGGTGCCACCGTCCGCATCCTTGCCGTACAGATAAGCGAGCGAGAGACCGAAATTACCGATCGTCTCGGTCTTGGCCTCCGCGCCGCCGCTCAACCCCCAGCCGGTGATGTCGTAGGCCGCCGTGCTGCCCAGGCTTTTCGACGTCCCCCACGCGACCTGCTGAAGCCAGAAACCCCAGCGCCCCTGATCCGAAAACGGCGCGCGCGGATCCGCCAGCATCCGCGCGGTGGCACGCGAACCCGATGTCACCGCTTCGAAGGTCCCGCCGGCATGATCGGGCAACATCTGCTGCACCTGACGGCGGAACCGATCGCCATCGCCGATATCGAGGATGGCACCCGCCATCTTCGCATCCTTGTCGATCACGCCGAAAATCGCGCCATAGGCCGCGCCCTGTGACGTATTGAGGCCCAGTTCGGTCGCCGTCTTGCGCTTGATATCGATCGCGAGTTCGCCGGCATTGGCCCCGGCGACCACTGCGCTTTTGAACAGGAAGGGCAGCGCGGCATTCGATGCGGTGAGGTTGGACCCACCGGTCAGGCCGCCCGCGCGGATGATGGTATAGACGCCTTCGGAATCCGAAACATTGGCGAGCTTGACGATCACCTTCGATCCGGCGGTGAAACTGGCATCGCCCGCGACCTGATAAAGCGTGGCGCTATCGGTTGCGCCATTGATGTTGACGCGGATCGCGCCGGTTGCCCCCACCGACAGCGAGGCCAGCGAAACCGTGCCGCCATTGGCGATGTCGAGCGTGCCACCCGCAACGCTGAGCGCCAGCCCCTGCGTGCCGGCCAGCGTGCCGGAAAAACGTGCGGTATCGGCCAGCGTGAGGCTGTCGGCGCCGCCGCCGAAATCGGCGGTGCCGCTGAACACCGAAGTACCCGACAGCGCCATGACGTCATTGCCAGCGCCGAACTGCGCCTGGCCGAGATAGGCCGCGTCCCCCGAAAGCCTGAGGCTGTTGTTGCCCGCGCCGAAGCGCGTGGTGCCGGACACGCCACCATCGGCAATGTCGAGCGTATCGCCGCCCGAACCGAACAGGATATCGCCCTGAATCACCGGAGCGGCCGCACCCTGCGCCGCCACCAATTGCCTGATCGTCGCGCCGCCGCTGTTGGCGGTAAGATCGATCGCGACATTGCGAGCGGAATCGGCGGCGGCGCCCGAAGCCTGAATCCCGCCGCTATTCTCGATCAGCGTTACCGTGCCCGCTTTGTCGACGATCGCCGTGGCCGTGCCTTCGGCGGCGCCAACGGCGGCCTTGATCTGCCCACTATTGCGGATGGTGGTGACATTTGCGCCGGCATCGATGCGGATCGCCGTGGCCTGCGCCGTCGCCCCGGTTCCGGCGGCCGCGCCGATCGTGCCGCTGTTGCGGATTTCCGCAACGGTGGCACCGCTGCCGATGCGCATGGCGGTCGCGCTGGACCCTGCGCCGACGCCCGTCGCCGTGACGCTGCCGCCCACCGTCATCCCGCCGGCGATGGTGACGGCCCTGCCCTGCCCACCAACCACGAGGCCATTGCCCGCGACCCCGGCGAAAACGCCGTTGCCGGTGACCGCGCCATTGATGACGAGACCATGGCCATTGGCATTGCCCGCCACCGCACCAATGGTGACATCCTGCCCGGCCGAACCGATTTCGACCGCCGCCGCCGACCCGTAAGACGCAACGGCCGCCGAACCTTCCTTCGAATCTTCGATGCCGTCCTTGTCTTCGTCCTTGTCGTCGGGCTTGGTATCCTTGGGTGGCACCTCGAAAATGATGCCGCCGGCGACATTGCCCGCCACGCGCAACGCCGGCCCGCCCTGCAACAGATCATCGGCGTCGAGCTTGCTGGGATCGGTCACCGACGTGCTGCGATAGCCGGTCGCGCTGATGCCGCCCTGGATCACCAGCGCGCCGCCGACATTGCCGTCGATCGCCGCACCAACGGACCCCTGCCCGCGCGCGCCGATCCCGCCGCTCAGCTTCACATTCCCGCTGACATCGCCAGTGCGCACGCCGTAGCCGCGATCCCCGATGACTTCGATCGTGCCGCTGCTGTTGAGCGATCCGGCCAGCGGGCCGCCCAGGACGATGCCGCCCGAATCATTGCCTTCGATGGCGATCGCGCCGGTATTGACGATGTTGCCTGTCATCGCGCCCGCCGTGCGGATGCCGAACCGGTTGCTGCCCTGCGCCAGCGGCCCATCCAGATCACCATCCTTGTCCGTGTCGACCGGCTCATAGGTTTCTACAAGGCTGATCGTGGCGCTGTTGGTGATCGTGGTGGCCAGCCCGGCATTGACCAGAATGCCGGTGGCGTTGCTGACATTGCTGAACTTGATCGCGCCTTCGTTGGTGACCGCATGGGCGCTGTCGACCGTGACGCCGGCCCCGCTGGCCGTGGGTTCGATCGAACCGGCGCTGGTGATCCTGATCGCATCCGCCGCGCCATTCTTGATCGTCGAAGTGGCGATCCCGGCGGTACGCTTGTCGGTAACCGTGGTTTCGGCATGAAGCGGGGCGGCCAGCAGCAGCGGCGTCAGGCAGGTCGTGGCAAACAGGCTTCGCATCGAAGTTCTTTCCCTTTCGCGATGCGGCCTGCCCCCGGCGCCTGTTGGACGACAGGCACGGGGATCGGCCGTCATGATGCTTGACGGGGCCGAACGCAGGCAGCCTTGGCGGCAGCGGAAATTTTTCGGGTGGCGGATTTCAGAAGCGCGCGTCGAGCCCCAGACGCAGCGTGCGCGGGCGCAACGGGGTGATCTGATCAACCCGGTTCATCAGGAACGGGGTGCCCAGCGCGAAACGGTTGCCGACGGCATCGGCCAGATTGGTCGCCGCCAGGGTGACGCCCAGTTCGGGCCGGCCGATCCGGATGCTGAGCGACGTATCGAGATAATCCCCCTGCGCTTCGCCAAGGACCGGCCCGACCCCCAGCCGCGACCGGCCGACATAGCGCAGATTGGCCATCAGCCTGAGATCCAGATCATCCGTGATCAGGGCGCGATAATCGATGCCGCCACGCGCGGAAAATTGCGCGACATTGGGCAGTTGCGACAGGCGAGCCGCCGCCAGCAAGGGCACCGGATCGCTCACCTTGCTGTCGTTCAACACGAACGCCCCATCGATCCCCAGCCCCGGCAAAGGCCGCCAGCCGGCATTCGCGGCCAGCGAATAGATGCGGCCGTCGCCGATATTGGCGGTGGTCGGCAGGCCGGCGGAATCAATGAAGTCGGCCTGAATATCGTTCCAGCGTGCGTAGGAGAAGGTAGCAGCGACATGGAATGGCCCCCGGCCGGGCGCGCCATAGCGCAGACCCGTTTCCCATGTGGCGATATGATCCTTGCGGAAACGGCGGACACCCTGATCCTCGATCGCCAGTCCCCCCGGCCGGAACCCTTCCTGATAGCGGGTGAACAGGATCAGATCGGGCAGCATCGTCGCGGCCAGCGCCAGCGACGGCATGACATTGGTTTCGCCGCGCCGCGCGCGCAGCCGGACATTGGCATCGGCAAAGTCGGGCGCAACGGACTGCCCCTCACCCAACAGGCGCGAATAAGTGAGCCGCCCCCCGGCGGTGAACGTCAGCCCGCGCATCAGGCTGATGCTGGCTTCGCCATAGCCGGTATATTCGTCGATCCGGTTGGTGACGCCGGTCAGCGGCAGCGGCATGCCATCCGGCCCCAGCGAACGGGCCAGTCGCGCGCGATTGTGGAGATAGCTGGCTCCCACCACCCAGCCGAACCCGTCGCGCATCGGCCGCGACAGGCGGCTTTCGGTGGAAAAGAAATGCGTGTCGTTTTTCTGCGTGAAGACGCTGGGCATCCCCACCGGCGCCATCGTCAGCAATGGCCATTGCCGATTCGCCGAAGCATCGTTCGCCGGCAGGCCGGCCGGAATCGTCGCGTCGAAGCGTTCGTCGATCCGCTGGTGCGCAATGCCCGTCGACGAAACGAAGCGCACATCATCCCACGCCTTGGCGATGACGAGATCACCCAGCGCATAGCGGCCGGTGAACCCCTGATCGATCAGGCTGGATCGGCTGAGACGGGGGCCATCGCGATCGGCATATTGGCTATCGTCACCATCGATCCGCTGCACGGTGCCGCCCAGATCGATCACCCAGCCATCACCCGGCGCCATCCGCACCGTCGCCCGACCGCCCCAGGTGCGCGTGCGATTGACATCGTTGCGCCCCAGGGCCGGATTATCGATATAGCCGCCTTCGCTGAGACCGTAGCCGACAACGCGCAGCGCCACCGCATCGCCCGCGACCGGCAGGTTGAGCATCGCGCCCACATCCGCACCCGGATCGCCATGCTGGGTGACGCTGGCGCCAACCGACGCACCGCCTTCGATCACCCCCAGACGTGGCGGATTGCGGATGACGCGGATAATGCCCCCCAGCGACCCCGCCCCATAGAGCGTGCCGTTCGGCCCTTCGAGCACCTCGATCGACGCGATGTCATACAGCTTCAGATCGGGATCCGGCGCATTGTAGCTCAGCCGGACATCGCCGAAATATTGGCCGACAGTGGCCTGCGTCGGCCCGGTGAAGCTGGAATCGGCGATGCCGCGGATGAACAGCTTGTTGCGCCCGGCCCCCAGATGCGTGGACGACAGGCTAGCCAGCCGCGCCAGAATCGCATCGGTGCCGCCTTCCCCGCCAAAGGCCAGATCACGCCCGTCGAGCACCACCACGGTACCGGGATATTCGCCCAGCCGAACCTCGCGCTTGGTGGCGGTGACGACGATATCGTCGCCGGCCGCGATCGCGGGGGCCGCCGAGGCGACGAGCGGCGCCGGCTTTGGCCGCCCCTGCCCGACGATGCGCCAGCCGCCGCCTGCCAGCGGTTCGGCGCTGCCGCCCGCCGATCGCGCCAGCCGCGCCAGCGCGTCACGCGCGGGCATGTGGCCACGCAAGGCCGGCACCCGCCGCGCCCACAAGCGCGCATCGGGAACGCTGACGGACAGGCCGGCCTGCGTGGCCAGCAGCGCCACGGCATCGCCCAGACGTCCGGCAGGCAACGCGATCGGCAACGCCGGTGCCGCCATCGCCGGCGCCGAAGTGATCAGCGCCGCAAGCGG encodes:
- a CDS encoding TonB-dependent receptor domain-containing protein; protein product: MDSRRQGPVIRPVLLCAPLAALITSAPAMAAPALPIALPAGRLGDAVALLATQAGLSVSVPDARLWARRVPALRGHMPARDALARLARSAGGSAEPLAGGGWRIVGQGRPKPAPLVASAAPAIAAGDDIVVTATKREVRLGEYPGTVVVLDGRDLAFGGEGGTDAILARLASLSSTHLGAGRNKLFIRGIADSSFTGPTQATVGQYFGDVRLSYNAPDPDLKLYDIASIEVLEGPNGTLYGAGSLGGIIRVIRNPPRLGVIEGGASVGASVTQHGDPGADVGAMLNLPVAGDAVALRVVGYGLSEGGYIDNPALGRNDVNRTRTWGGRATVRMAPGDGWVIDLGGTVQRIDGDDSQYADRDGPRLSRSSLIDQGFTGRYALGDLVIAKAWDDVRFVSSTGIAHQRIDERFDATIPAGLPANDASANRQWPLLTMAPVGMPSVFTQKNDTHFFSTESRLSRPMRDGFGWVVGASYLHNRARLARSLGPDGMPLPLTGVTNRIDEYTGYGEASISLMRGLTFTAGGRLTYSRLLGEGQSVAPDFADANVRLRARRGETNVMPSLALAATMLPDLILFTRYQEGFRPGGLAIEDQGVRRFRKDHIATWETGLRYGAPGRGPFHVAATFSYARWNDIQADFIDSAGLPTTANIGDGRIYSLAANAGWRPLPGLGIDGAFVLNDSKVSDPVPLLAAARLSQLPNVAQFSARGGIDYRALITDDLDLRLMANLRYVGRSRLGVGPVLGEAQGDYLDTSLSIRIGRPELGVTLAATNLADAVGNRFALGTPFLMNRVDQITPLRPRTLRLGLDARF